Genomic segment of Gammaproteobacteria bacterium:
CTTGTTCCCAATCGTAGGCGCCAAGGCAAAGTATCGATAGGCTACTTTGGTGATCCATGTCTACAAGTAATACTTTCTTGTCATGGTATCTGGCTAGTCCGGTCCCTAGGTGGAATGCGAGCGTCGTTTTGCCAACACCGCCTTTAAAATTAATAATGCTTATGCGTGTCGCCATTGAGATCTATTCTCCATGAGTCAGTCCATTTTATGGGCCAGCCTATTTGGGAGCCCGTGTGTAGTCCGTCCTAAGGTGATGCAATGACGTACCTTTGCTTGCTGTGTCTTGCTTTTTAGGGGTTAGCAATCCATAAGTTTCAAGATGTATGTGGTTTCCATATTTAATTATCTGTTCAATATCATCGAGCATAGGCTAATCATCCGTTTTGAACTGAATATGCCTATGATTTACGTGGCATTCACCATTATTGTTGCCAATTTGTTGGTAAATTCACTTCAAATCGTGACTGTCGAGAACGGTATCGAGTTTATTCTCTTTTTAAATCCGTATAATTCGCATGTCAATTAATGGCGGATTGGTCCGGCGTGCCGTGAATTTAGAATTCCCCTGATTAAGAGATCAAAAGAATGACTGACATTCGCATTGGCCATGGCTACGACGTCCACGCCTTCAAGGCAGGGGACCATGTCGTCCTGGGTGGTGTGCGCATTGCACACGACAAGGCCTTCAAGGCGCATTCGGACGGGGACGTGCTGATTCACGCCCTCTGCGACGCGTTGCTGGGGGCGGCGGCACTGGGGGATATCGGGCGGCATTTCCCGGATACGGACCCGAATTACGCGGGTGCCAACAGCCGGGTGTTGCTGGCCGAGGTGGTGAAAATGCTGGCCGAAGCCGGCTGGCAGGTGGGCAATGTGGATGGGACGGTGATTGCCCAGGCGCCGAAACTGGCGCCCCACATCGACGCCATGCGTGAGCACCTGGCGGAAGACCTGGGAGTGGGGCTGGATCAGGTGAACGTGAAGGCCACGACCACCGAGCACCTGGGATTCGCGGGGCGCGAAGAGGGCATCGCCGCCCACGCGGTGGCGCTGATTACGCGCGGCTGAGGCGCGCGCAACCAGCGCCAGGCCAGGTTCAGGCGCCGGCCAGAGCGGCGCGGTCGTTCATGGCCTGGAACTCGTCCTCGAAGAAGAATTTCTCCTCACCGAAGGCAGGCCGCAGGTGGTTGAGCCAGGTGGCCTCTTCGTCGTATTTGGCGAAGAAGGGGCGCTGCACCCAGTCGGGGTTGCGGCCCTGGATAAAGCGCAGCACGAAGACCTTTTCGCCGTTGATTTCGGTGACCCCCTGAATCTCCACCTTGCCCGGGCCGGCGCTCATGGACGGGCCGCGTGCGGTACGCCCCA
This window contains:
- a CDS encoding ParA family protein; translated protein: MATRISIINFKGGVGKTTLAFHLGTGLARYHDKKVLLVDMDHQSSLSILCLGAYDWEQ
- the ispF gene encoding 2-C-methyl-D-erythritol 2,4-cyclodiphosphate synthase, with the protein product MRIGHGYDVHAFKAGDHVVLGGVRIAHDKAFKAHSDGDVLIHALCDALLGAAALGDIGRHFPDTDPNYAGANSRVLLAEVVKMLAEAGWQVGNVDGTVIAQAPKLAPHIDAMREHLAEDLGVGLDQVNVKATTTEHLGFAGREEGIAAHAVALITRG